DNA from Geobacillus vulcani PSS1:
AGCGCTCGGCCGCCGCTTCGTCCGTGTTTCGCTCGGCGGCGTCCGCGACGAATCGGAAATTCGCGGTCATCGCCGCACGTACGTCGGCGCCATGCCGGGCCGCATTATCCAAGGAATGAAAAAAGCCGGTACGATCAACCCTGTCTTTTTGCTTGATGAAATTGACAAAATGTCGAGCGATTTTCGTGGCGATCCATCGGCGGCCATGCTGGAGGTGCTTGACCCGGAGCAAAATCATACGTTCAGCGACCATTACATTGAAGAGCCGTACGATCTATCGAAAGTCATGTTTATCGCCACGGCCAACCATTTGGCGGCGATTCCGCAGCCTCTCTTGGACCGGATGGAAGTGATCCACATACCAGGCTACACAGAAGTGGAGAAGCTGCATATCGCCAAGCGGCATTTGCTGCCGAAACAAATCACCGAGCACGGGCTGAAAAAGGCGGCGCTCCAAGTTCGTGATGAGGCGATGTTGGCTATCATCCGCCATTACACGCGCGAAGCCGGCGTCCGGGAGCTGGAGCGGCAGCTCGCCGCTATCTGCCGAAAAGCGGCCCGCCTCATCGTCTCCGGCGAGAAAAAGCGGGTGGTGATCACAGAAAACAATCTTGAGGAATTTTTAGGGAAGCGAAAATACCGCTACGGCCAGGCCGAAGCGGAAGACCAAGTCGGCGTGGCGACCGGGCTTGCCTACACCGCGTTTGGCGGCGATACGCTTGCGATTGAAGTGTCGCTTGCAAAAGGCAACGGCAAGCTCGTGTTAACCGGGAAGCTCGGCGATGTGATGAAAGAGTCGGCGCAAGCGGCGTTCAGCTATGTGCGTTCGCGCGCCGAGGAGCTCGGCATTGACCCGAAGTTTCATGAAACGTACGATATCCATATTCATGTCCCGGAAGGCGCGGTGCCAAAAGATGGGCCATCGGCCGGCATCACGATTGCGACCGCACTCATTTCCGCGTTGACGGGCAAGCCGGTGAGCCGCTTCGTCGGCATGACCGGGGAAATTACGCTGCGCGGCCGCGTTCTTGCGATCGGGGGGTTGAAGGAGAAAACGTTAAGCGCCCACCGTGCCGGATTGAAAACAGTCATTTTGCCGAAAGACAATGAAAAAGATTTGGCTGACATTCCAGAAACGGTGAAGAGCGACTTGCGCTTTGTGCTCGTCTCCCATCTCGATGAGGTGTTGCCGCACGCGCTGGTGGGGTGGAAGCGATGAATGTGAAGAAAGCAGAGCTTGTGACCAGTGCCGTCAAGCCAGAACAATATCCGGACGGCGGACGGCCGGAGGTGGCGCTCGCTGGCCGTTCGAACGTTGGCAAATCATCATTCATCAACAAAATGATCAACAGAAAAAACTTAGCGCGCACCTCCTCAAAGCCAGGCAAAACGCAGACATTGAATTTTTATTTGATTAACGACTCGTTTTACTTTGTGGACGTGCCCGGTTATGGCTTTGCCCGCGTGTCGAAGCAGGAGCGGCAAAAATGGGGGAAAATGATGGAGACGTACTTTACCACGCGCGAGACGCTTAAGGCGGCGGTCCTGCTCGTTGACTTGCGCCATCCGCCGACGAAAGACGATGTGATGATGTACGAGTTTTTGAAACATTACGAGATCCCGGTGATCGTCATCGCGACGAAAGCGGATAAAGTGCCGCGCGGCAAGCATCAAAAACACGCGAAAATCGCGCGCGAGACGCTGCGAATGGCTGACGGCGACCCGCTCCTTTTGTTTTCCGCGGAGACCGGGCAAGGGAAAGACGAAGCATGGGCGGCGCTTTTGCCGTTTGTGTCCTCATGATGAAAACACCAGCGATTCGGCTGGTGTTTTCACTTTCAAGGCTATTTTCGCCTAGCCCATAATAGATAGACGCCGATGGCGATGAGTCCGAGCGGCCAAAATTGCCAGACAGAGGAAAGACCGGCTTGGACGAGGTGAAAGAACGGCTGGCCGCGCCCGGAAAACGTCAGCACGACAGCGAGAAGCAAAAAAAGCACGCCGAAGCCGGCTCCACCTTTTTGTTTCCGGCTGCTGGCGAAAAAAGCGAGCGCAATGAGGAAAAAAAACATGTTCACGCCGCGGGGCCAAAACGAAAACGCCCCGGAGAGCAACAGCTGGGCGCCAAAGCTAAGCAAAAGAAAGCCGGGGAAAAGGTAAGCATATTCGCGCGCTGCATGCGCTTGGCCGAGCAAAGCTGCCCCGCAAATGGCAAGCAAGGCCGGCCACCCTTGAAAGAAACGGAAAAAGGGTGTTTCCAACTGTCCGGCAAGAAAATACAGCCCGAGGCCGATGAACAAGATGGCGGAGAATACCGTTCGGGTTTTCATGATCGTCGCGTCCTCCGTTTCCCTTTTGGACATGTTTATGATAGAATGATCACTGTCTACAGTTTAGCATAGCTTTAGAGGCATGTTCACAATTTTTTCAAACTGGAACGATGGACGGTTGTGATATAATGATAAAAGGGATTCGGTCAATAAGGGGGTTGGCATCGTGCAAATCGTAGTCGTTGGCGTCGACTATAAAACCGCCCCTGTAGAAATCCGCGAAAAGCTCGCGTTTGCCGAAGCGGAACTCGGTGCGGCGATGAAACAGCTCGCCAAGCAAAAAAGCGTGCTCGAAAATGTGATCGTCTCGACGTGCAACCGGACGGAAGTTTATGCAGTGGTCGATCAACTGCATACCGGCCGTTACTATATCAAAGCATTTTTAGCCGAATGGTTTGACGTTGGAGTGGAAGCGATTGCTCCGTATTTGCGTGTGCTTGAAGGAGAGGCGGCCATCCAGCATTTGTTCCGCGTGGCAGCCGGCCTTGATTCGATGGTGCTTGGGGAAACGCAAATTTTAGGGCAAGTGAAAGACAGCTATTTGCTCGCTCAAGAGGTCGGGACGAGCGGCACGATTTTCAATCATCTGTTCAAGCAGGCGGTGACGTTTGCCAAACGCGCCCACTCGGAAACGGGCATCGGCGCGCATGCTGTATCGGTCAGCTATGCGGCGGTTGAGCTGGCGAAGAAGATTTTCGGACGCCTTGCCGGCAAGCACGTCCTGATTATCGGGGCAGGCAAAATGGGGACGCTGGCGGCGCAAAACTTGTACGGCAGCGGCGTCGGCAAGGTGACGGTCGTCAATCGGACGTTTGAAAAAGCGAAACAGCTGGCTAAGCAGTTTGCCGGCGAAGCGAAGCCGCTTGGTGAATTGTCATGCGCTTTGCTGGAAGCGGATATCGTCATCAGCTCGACGGGAGCCAAAGGCTATATTTTGACGAAAGAAATGGTGGCGCCGCTTGAGAAAATGCGCAAAGGCCGCCCGCTCTTTATGGTCGACATCGCGGTGCCGCGCGATTTGGATCCAGCGTTGGCTGATTTGGAAACCGTGTTTTTGTACGACATTGACGATTTGCAAGATGTGGTGGCGGCTAACTTGGCGGAACGGCAAAAGGCAGCGGCTCGCATTGAAAGGATGATCGAAGCGGAACTTATGGCGTTCAGCCAATGGCTGCAGACGCTCGGCGTCGTTCCAGTCATCGCCGCCTTGCGCGAAAAGGCGCTGGCTATCCAAGCGGAAACAATGAAAAGTTTGGAGCGGAAACTGCCGCATTTGTCGGAGCGTGACTGGAAAGTGTTGAATAAGCATACAAAAAGCATTATTAACCAGCTGCTTCGCGATCCGATTTTGCAGGCGAAGGAACTCGCCGCCGGCCCGAATGCCGAGGAGGCGCTTCAGCTGTTTATGAAAATTTTCAATATCGAAGATGCGGTGAAATCCGAGCGGCATATGCAGCAGGCAAAATCCGTGCAGCGCGATGAACAAGACGCGGAAGCGGTCCGTGCCGCCCGCCCATCATGGCAGCTGTAAGGTGGGATGGATGGTGGCGCTGTTGTATGAGCTGTCCATTTTGCTTTACATCGCCTCGATCCTTTTCTACTTCATCGATTTTTTGCAGCAAAACCGGAAGGCGAACGACATCGCCTTCTGGTTGCTTTCTATTGTTTGGCTTTTGCAGACAGTGACGTTTGTTTCTCGCATCATGGAGACGAAGCGCTTTCCGATTTTAACAGTGTCGGAAGGGCTTTATTTTTACGCCTGGCTTCTCATTACGCTGTCGCTCGTCATCAATCGGCTGCTGCGCGTAGATTTCATCGTTTTTTTTACCAATGTGCTGGCGTTTTTTATTTTGGCCGTTCATACGTTCGCACCGTCTTCCCAGTCGCCGGCTGTTGCAGAGCGGCTCGTTTCGGAGCTGCTGATCATCCACATCACCCTTTCGCTCGGAGCGTATGCGGCGTTTACCCTGTCGTTTCTGTTTTCGGTGCTTTACATGTTGCAGTACAGTTTGCTGAAAAAGAAAAAGTGGGGGGCGCGTCTTTGGCGCATGGCGGATTTGTCGCGGCTTGATTTTTTGTCCTATGTTTTAAATGTGCTCGGCTTGCCTATGTTGTTATTAGGGCTCATTCTTGGCGTGATTTGGGCGTACATTCAAATCGACCATTTCCATTGGTATGATGCGAAAGTGCTCGGGTCGTTTGTCGTTCTTCTCGTCTATGGCGTCTATTTTTACAAGCGAGCCGTCCGGCAGATGCAAGGAAAGGCGATCGCGCTATGGAACATTGGCTCGTTTTTATTTTTGCTTGTCAACTTTTTCTTGTTTGGCAGTTTGTCAAAATTTCATTTTTGGTATTCATAATTGAGGTGGAACGAGATGCGGAACATTGTCGTTGGCTCGCGGCGCAGCAAGCTTGCTTTGACCCAGACGAAGTGGGTGATCAACGAGTTGAAACAGCTTGGGGCGCCGTTTACGTTTGAAGTGAAAGAAATCGTCACGAAAGGCGATCGGGTGCTTGATGTTACGCTCTCGAAAGTGGGGGGCAAAGGGTTGTTTGTGAAAGAGATCGAGCACGAATTGCTCGCCGGCGGCATCGATATGGCGGTCCATAGCATGAAAGATATGCCGGCTGTGCTGCCCAAAGGTTTAGTGATCGGCGCGGTGCCGCGCCGCGAAGATGCGCGCGATGTGCTCATCAGCAAGCAAAACCGCCCGTTGTCCGACTTGCCAACAGGAGCGGTTGTCGGCACGAGCAGCCTGCGCCGCTCGGCGCAGCTGCTTGCCTATCGCCCGGATTTGACGATTAAGTGGATTCGCGGCAATATTGATACGAGATTGGCGAAACTCGAGAACGAAGATTACGATGCGATCGTGTTAGCGGCGGCGGGTCTTGCGCGCATGGGCTGGAGCGATGAGGTGATCAGCGATTATTTGCCGCTTGACGTCTGCGTTCCAGCGGTCGGTCAAGGGGCGCTCGCCGTCGAGTGCCGCGAAGAGGATGAGGAATTGCGTGAATGGCTCAACCGACTGAACGACGAGCAAACCGAGCGGGCTGTTCGGGCGGAGCGCGCTTTTTTGCAACAAATGGAAGGCGGCTGTCAAGTGCCGATTGCCGGTTATGCCGAAGCAGACGGCGGCATGGTGCGCCTCACGGCCCTTGTCGCTTCACCGGATGGCAAAGAAAGGTATAAAGAAATCGTCACCGGCGCTGATCCAGAAGCGGTCGGCCGGCAGGCGGCCGCGATGCTCAGCGATCAAGGGGCGAAAGCGCTCATTGAGCGAGTAAAAGAGGAGTTGAGTCAATCATGACATACAGCGCGCTCGTTGGCAAAACGGTGCTCGTGACGCGTGGCAAGGAGCAGGCGGCATCGTTTTCTGCCAAGCTGCGCGCTGTCGGCGCCGTGCCGGTCGAGATCCCGCTCATTGCCATCCGACCGACGGCGCCGGAAGAAATCGCCGCTGCGGCTGGGCGGCTTGGTGAATATCGTTGGCTCATCTTCACGAGTGCCAACGCTGTTCGCTTCTTTTTTCCACATGTTTCATTGCCGCGTCCACTGCCGGAGATGGCTGTCGTTGGGCGGAAAACGGCGGCGGCGCTCGCCGAATACGGCCTTTCCCCGGCGCTCGTGCCGGACGATTACACGGCTGAACGGTTGGCTGACTTGCTTATGCCGCACGTCAAACAAGGCGATCGAGTGCTGTTTGTCAAAGGCAATTTGGCTCGTCCGACCTTGTCTGAGGCGTTGCGAAGCGCCGGCGCTGTCGTCGACGAACTCACGGTGTATGAGACCGAGCCTGATGAAAGCGGCCGGGAGCAGCTATTGGCGCTTTTGCACAGTCGGAAGATTGATGTGGTGACGTTGATGAGCCCGTCGGCGGTCGACAGCCTTGCCCGCCTTCTCGATCAAGAAGCGGACGCCCTTCTTTCCGGTGTTGCGGTCGCCTGCATTGGGCCGGTGACGAAAGAAGCGGCTGAACGGGCGGGCATTCCAGTCCATATTTGTCCGACGGATTACACGACCGATGGTATAATGGAAGCGATGGAACAATATTTTTCCATGGAGGGACGATGAATGGCACTGTCATTTGACCGCCATCGCCGTCTGCGGCAAACGGCTGCGATTCGGGCGATGGTGCGTGAGACGCATCTTCGCGTCGAGGATCTCATTTATCCGCTGTTTGTAGTCGAGGGAAGCGGCATGAAGCGGGAAGTGCCGTCGATGCCAGGGGTTTATCATTTGTCGCTTGACCGTTTATCTGAGGAAATGGACGACATCGCCAGGCTTGGCATCCCTGCCGTCATGGTGTTTGGAGTGCCAAATGAAAAAGATGAAGTCGGTTCACAGGCGTATTGCGACACAGGGATTGTTCAGCGGGCGATCCGCCAAATCAAAGCCGAACACCCAGATCTAGTCGTCATTGCCGATACGTGTTTATGTGAATATACGAGCCACGGCCATTGCGGCGTTGTCGAAAACGAGCGCGTGCTGAACGATCCGTCGCTTGATTTGCTTGTCAAAACAGCTGTCAGCCAAGCGCAAGCCGGCGCTGACATCATCGCGCCGTCGAATATGATGGACGGTTTTGTGGCCGCCATTCGCCAAGGGCTTGATGAAGCAGGGTTTGAGTATGTGCCGATCATGTCGTATGCGATCAAATACGCGTCGGCGTTTTACGGTCCATTCCGCGATGCTGCCGACAGCGCACCGCAGTTTGGCGACCGGAAGACGTACCAAATGGATCCGGCCAACCGCCTTGAG
Protein-coding regions in this window:
- the lon gene encoding endopeptidase La, with the translated sequence MEVFGVNGKKKETVVPLLPLRGLLVFPTMVLHLDVGREKSVKALEQAMVEDHMILLTSQKDVAIDEPDMDDLYKMGTIARVKQLLKLPNGTFRVLVEGVARALITEVISEEPYFLVKVEKFADRAAKDLEDEALKRTMLEYFEQYINLSKRLSVDIYASIVDIDEPGRMADIIASHLPLKLEEKQRILETIDVKERLNKIIQILHNEKEVLQLEKKISARVKQSMERTQKEYYLREQMKAIQKELGEKEGKTGEVEELKEKIEAAGMPEHVKQTALKELDRYEKIPATSAESAVIRNYLDWLIALPWSKETEDIHDIKRAEAILNEEHYGLDQVKERVLEFLSVKQLTKSLKGPILCLAGPPGVGKTSLARSIAKALGRRFVRVSLGGVRDESEIRGHRRTYVGAMPGRIIQGMKKAGTINPVFLLDEIDKMSSDFRGDPSAAMLEVLDPEQNHTFSDHYIEEPYDLSKVMFIATANHLAAIPQPLLDRMEVIHIPGYTEVEKLHIAKRHLLPKQITEHGLKKAALQVRDEAMLAIIRHYTREAGVRELERQLAAICRKAARLIVSGEKKRVVITENNLEEFLGKRKYRYGQAEAEDQVGVATGLAYTAFGGDTLAIEVSLAKGNGKLVLTGKLGDVMKESAQAAFSYVRSRAEELGIDPKFHETYDIHIHVPEGAVPKDGPSAGITIATALISALTGKPVSRFVGMTGEITLRGRVLAIGGLKEKTLSAHRAGLKTVILPKDNEKDLADIPETVKSDLRFVLVSHLDEVLPHALVGWKR
- the yihA gene encoding ribosome biogenesis GTP-binding protein YihA/YsxC, whose translation is MNVKKAELVTSAVKPEQYPDGGRPEVALAGRSNVGKSSFINKMINRKNLARTSSKPGKTQTLNFYLINDSFYFVDVPGYGFARVSKQERQKWGKMMETYFTTRETLKAAVLLVDLRHPPTKDDVMMYEFLKHYEIPVIVIATKADKVPRGKHQKHAKIARETLRMADGDPLLLFSAETGQGKDEAWAALLPFVSS
- a CDS encoding LiaI-LiaF-like domain-containing protein; translation: MKTRTVFSAILFIGLGLYFLAGQLETPFFRFFQGWPALLAICGAALLGQAHAAREYAYLFPGFLLLSFGAQLLLSGAFSFWPRGVNMFFFLIALAFFASSRKQKGGAGFGVLFLLLAVVLTFSGRGQPFFHLVQAGLSSVWQFWPLGLIAIGVYLLWARRK
- the hemA gene encoding glutamyl-tRNA reductase; this translates as MQIVVVGVDYKTAPVEIREKLAFAEAELGAAMKQLAKQKSVLENVIVSTCNRTEVYAVVDQLHTGRYYIKAFLAEWFDVGVEAIAPYLRVLEGEAAIQHLFRVAAGLDSMVLGETQILGQVKDSYLLAQEVGTSGTIFNHLFKQAVTFAKRAHSETGIGAHAVSVSYAAVELAKKIFGRLAGKHVLIIGAGKMGTLAAQNLYGSGVGKVTVVNRTFEKAKQLAKQFAGEAKPLGELSCALLEADIVISSTGAKGYILTKEMVAPLEKMRKGRPLFMVDIAVPRDLDPALADLETVFLYDIDDLQDVVAANLAERQKAAARIERMIEAELMAFSQWLQTLGVVPVIAALREKALAIQAETMKSLERKLPHLSERDWKVLNKHTKSIINQLLRDPILQAKELAAGPNAEEALQLFMKIFNIEDAVKSERHMQQAKSVQRDEQDAEAVRAARPSWQL
- the ccsA gene encoding cytochrome c biogenesis protein CcsA; this encodes MVALLYELSILLYIASILFYFIDFLQQNRKANDIAFWLLSIVWLLQTVTFVSRIMETKRFPILTVSEGLYFYAWLLITLSLVINRLLRVDFIVFFTNVLAFFILAVHTFAPSSQSPAVAERLVSELLIIHITLSLGAYAAFTLSFLFSVLYMLQYSLLKKKKWGARLWRMADLSRLDFLSYVLNVLGLPMLLLGLILGVIWAYIQIDHFHWYDAKVLGSFVVLLVYGVYFYKRAVRQMQGKAIALWNIGSFLFLLVNFFLFGSLSKFHFWYS
- the hemC gene encoding hydroxymethylbilane synthase — encoded protein: MRNIVVGSRRSKLALTQTKWVINELKQLGAPFTFEVKEIVTKGDRVLDVTLSKVGGKGLFVKEIEHELLAGGIDMAVHSMKDMPAVLPKGLVIGAVPRREDARDVLISKQNRPLSDLPTGAVVGTSSLRRSAQLLAYRPDLTIKWIRGNIDTRLAKLENEDYDAIVLAAAGLARMGWSDEVISDYLPLDVCVPAVGQGALAVECREEDEELREWLNRLNDEQTERAVRAERAFLQQMEGGCQVPIAGYAEADGGMVRLTALVASPDGKERYKEIVTGADPEAVGRQAAAMLSDQGAKALIERVKEELSQS
- a CDS encoding uroporphyrinogen-III synthase: MTYSALVGKTVLVTRGKEQAASFSAKLRAVGAVPVEIPLIAIRPTAPEEIAAAAGRLGEYRWLIFTSANAVRFFFPHVSLPRPLPEMAVVGRKTAAALAEYGLSPALVPDDYTAERLADLLMPHVKQGDRVLFVKGNLARPTLSEALRSAGAVVDELTVYETEPDESGREQLLALLHSRKIDVVTLMSPSAVDSLARLLDQEADALLSGVAVACIGPVTKEAAERAGIPVHICPTDYTTDGIMEAMEQYFSMEGR
- the hemB gene encoding porphobilinogen synthase, yielding MALSFDRHRRLRQTAAIRAMVRETHLRVEDLIYPLFVVEGSGMKREVPSMPGVYHLSLDRLSEEMDDIARLGIPAVMVFGVPNEKDEVGSQAYCDTGIVQRAIRQIKAEHPDLVVIADTCLCEYTSHGHCGVVENERVLNDPSLDLLVKTAVSQAQAGADIIAPSNMMDGFVAAIRQGLDEAGFEYVPIMSYAIKYASAFYGPFRDAADSAPQFGDRKTYQMDPANRLEAFREAESDVKEGADFLMVKPALAYMDIIRDIKNRFPLPLVAYNVSGEYAMVKAAAQNGWIDEKPVVMEMLTGMKRAGADLIITYFAKDVARWLAE